In Deinococcus sedimenti, a single genomic region encodes these proteins:
- a CDS encoding vWA domain-containing protein, whose product MTTPLPVTPEFQRLISGSRLRLRGRSAFFATLLLHAEFVPSREVAAAGTDGERVYVNPEVAATLAPDVLDGLLLHEVLHAALSHVERRGPREKKRWNKAADLIVNGMVSAAGLPTPPQSRRDEHLERLSVEEVYTSIEAEAEGDGNDEGDDLLDGPPSDAPPRGQKPGQAGQTQRQWQQALAQARSVEAMSGKGDDPLGEHRELQRLAPARLDWRAHLWRFLARTPVDFGGFDRRFVGRGLYLEALDDESLSALIAVDTSGSVDDDAVRALVGEVQGVLGAYPHVRATLYYADTEAYGPHDLTPGGEIPPPQGGGGTDFRPIFRLLDEHEPDVLIYLTDGYGDFPEQAPRVSTLWVVPPGGLEDEGFPFGEVLRLEEHT is encoded by the coding sequence ATGACCACGCCCCTCCCGGTCACCCCTGAGTTCCAGCGCCTGATTTCCGGCTCCCGGTTGCGTCTGCGGGGGCGGTCGGCGTTCTTCGCGACGCTGCTGCTGCACGCGGAGTTCGTGCCGTCGCGGGAGGTCGCGGCGGCGGGTACGGACGGCGAGCGGGTGTACGTGAACCCGGAGGTCGCGGCGACGCTGGCGCCGGACGTGCTCGACGGGCTGCTGCTGCACGAGGTGCTGCACGCGGCGCTGTCGCACGTGGAGCGGCGCGGTCCGCGTGAGAAAAAACGCTGGAACAAGGCCGCGGACCTGATCGTGAACGGCATGGTGTCGGCGGCCGGGCTGCCCACGCCGCCGCAGTCACGCCGGGACGAGCACCTGGAACGCCTGAGCGTCGAGGAGGTATACACGTCCATCGAGGCCGAAGCCGAAGGGGACGGCAACGACGAGGGGGACGACCTGCTGGACGGGCCGCCCAGTGACGCGCCGCCGCGCGGGCAGAAGCCGGGGCAGGCCGGGCAGACGCAGCGGCAGTGGCAGCAGGCGCTGGCGCAGGCGCGCAGCGTGGAGGCCATGAGCGGCAAGGGCGACGACCCGCTGGGCGAGCACCGCGAGTTGCAGCGCCTCGCCCCGGCGCGACTGGACTGGCGGGCACACCTGTGGCGGTTCCTGGCGCGCACCCCGGTGGATTTCGGGGGGTTCGACCGGCGGTTCGTGGGGCGCGGTCTGTACCTGGAGGCGCTGGACGACGAGTCCCTGTCTGCGCTGATCGCCGTGGACACGTCCGGGAGCGTGGACGACGACGCGGTGCGGGCCCTGGTGGGCGAGGTGCAGGGCGTGCTGGGCGCGTACCCGCACGTCCGCGCGACCCTGTACTACGCGGACACCGAGGCGTACGGCCCGCACGACCTCACGCCCGGCGGCGAGATCCCCCCACCGCAGGGCGGCGGCGGCACCGACTTCCGCCCCATCTTCCGGCTGCTGGACGAGCATGAACCGGACGTCCTGATCTACCTGACCGACGGGTACGGGGACTTCCCCGAGCAGGCGCCGCGCGTCTCCACCCTGTGGGTCGTGCCGCCCGGCGGTCTGGAGGACGAGGGCTTCCCGTTCGGTGAGGTCCTGCGCCTGGAGGAACACACGTGA